From the genome of Paralichthys olivaceus isolate ysfri-2021 chromosome 4, ASM2471397v2, whole genome shotgun sequence:
TTTCCATCTCGGTCATCAAAAGCCCTGAGGTGTTTGAACAGCTTCTTGCATTCTGCTACACAGGTCACATGTCCCTGCAGCTCAAGGATATCATCAGTTTTCTTACCGCTGCCAGCTTTCTACAGATGCAAGCCATCATTGACAAGTGTACCCAAATCTTGGAGAGCATCCACTCCAAGATCAGCCTTCCAGTTAGTGTCTGCAGCCCAGAGAAGGATGACTCGCAGACCAGTCGCAATGGGGTCAATGACAGCAACCTTTTTGTGAACCCTACCCAGATCTCCCCCCCTTACTACTCCCGGCAGAGTCAAGCAGGACACAGCTTGGGCCGGGGGCGGCAGCAGCATGAGGAAGGCCAGTCAGACCGTGGAAGCAGTGATAGTGTGTCAGAGCATGATACTCCAATGGAGGGAGAAACCGAGCAAGTGGAACTCATTGGCAAAGATGGGCAGGTAACAGATGTGCATGTGAAGGTAGAGAAGACAGACAGGCCCACCTACTCTGATAGTTCCTCAGCTGGTGATGATGGTTACCACACAGAGTTGGTGGATGGAGAACAGGTATTGGCTGTTAGTGTGGGATCTTACTGTcctgtcatccagcctgctacCTATTCTTACTCAGGGCTGTCCTCAAGCATGTCCCCATGCTTTGTCAACCTCAGCAGCTCCAGTCCCTCCCGCTCCATACTCAGTGGCTTCAGAGGTGGGCGAGCCAGGGCAAAACGCCCCCTGGCCATCCCAGCAGGGATGCTGAGTCATATCAAACCAGGCTCAGATGACAGCGAGTCAGCTGTTGGACCCACAGGATTGGAGAATGATGTGCGAGAGCGCAGCTTGCGGAGCCAATGGTACCCTTACAATGAGAGACTCATTTGCATCTACTGTGGAAAGACCTTCAATCAGAAAGGGAGCCTGGACCGCCACATGCGCCTGCACATGGGTATCACTCCATTTGTTTGCAAGTTCTGTGGCAAGAAGTACACGAGGAAAGACCAGCTCGAGTACCACATCCGAGGCCACACGGACAACAAGCCCTTCCACTGTCAGATCTGTGGAAAATGCTTCCCGTTTCAGGGCACCCTTAACCAGCACCTGCGGAAGAAGCACATGGGAGCATCAGAGGGCAGCAATCATATAGACTCTCCAGAGAGGACGGAGGGAAGCTCAGGCCAGAAGGACCAAGAGGAAAGGTCTGAGGGGATGGCCTTTGAGGCACAATATGCAGAAGAGGCGCCAGCCAATGATATGGAGGAAAGCTCAAAATGTAGTCCAGAGGAGGCTCAAGCATCCAGATGTGATTTTTAGGTTCTGCTTCAGGTTAAGGAAGCTTTAAGAAGTGTTTATTTCAACTCAAGTTAGAGGACTTTTTTCGTTTTTAATCAGCTCCCTCTACTAAGGACATTTCTTGCATTAAGGTAAAGTCGATGAATGCAGAGAGGAACTGGGTGCTTTATAGAAATTTTCTTATAAGCAAAGGGAGAAACAACTTACTATTTTTAAGGCGGTCTCAATAATCAAGACCACCTTattgatttctctttttatctttcaatgtttttttaaaacatatttacagagTTATATAGGCATGTTGCAATAATTGATAATGTGAAAGCTCTGGTAAGATGCTTGTCATATCACCTTTTTACCTGACCTGTTTTTGCACATGTGGCCACAGGAGGTCACTTACTCACAAGGAATGATTTTTCTGCCAGTGCAAAGCTTGTGTGACATATCCGTTCAATACCTCATGAAGCAACTATACATACTCATAACAGACAGTATTTTAACTTACAATGAAACTCACCAGGTTCTACCTCATAGCCAAGAACCTACCAGGCACAGATATTTTCACCGTTTTAAATCCATTCTAGGTTGTTTGTACAGTATCTTTTTTGCCAAACCCTGTAAAGAATATTCACAAAGCCTTGATACTTAATGGGAAATATTCCTTGCTGATTGTATGGATCAGGGACAAAGTCCTTGTCAGTTGTTTCATCGTCAGCCAGGTTAAAATGATGATTAAGAAGGTGCTATGTTAGGAGTGCATTAAATTTGctagcttgtgtgtttgtttttggcaAATGCAGAGAACAGAGTAAGAGAATGGCTCTGCATACTTTAAAGATATTGTTTTGCTCTCTAATAACATTTGTTCTACAAAAACCTAGATTTTAACTCTTATCACTACTGGAGATCTCAGTCTGTTGGCCAAGGTGGTTTTAGATGCTATCATCCATGTAATGGGTGAATTACATcctcacagtgaaaacatttatattccTCTTATACTCTGATGGCAGATTTATACTGAACTATTCTATGTGTTTTGTCTTGATGGTAGGCTGGTAGGCTTTAGGTAAAAACTCAGCATCTAACTGAGACACGAGTACTCATTCTGTCAACTCAGCACAGTAGGAACAGCCCTGGATCTGTTCACGTAAA
Proteins encoded in this window:
- the zbtb34 gene encoding zinc finger and BTB domain-containing protein 34 isoform X2; the protein is MDDGSYIEFDVPEFSNTVLTQLNELRLQGKLCDIIVHIQGQPFRAHKAVLAASSPYFRDHSALSTMSGLSISVIKSPEVFEQLLAFCYTGHMSLQLKDIISFLTAASFLQMQAIIDKCTQILESIHSKISLPVSVCSPEKDDSQTSRNGVNDSNLFVNPTQISPPYYSRQSQAGHSLGRGRQQHEEGQSDRGSSDSVSEHDTPMEGETEQVELIGKDGQVTDVHVKVEKTDRPTYSDSSSAGDDGYHTELVDGEQVLAVSVGSYCPVIQPATYSYSGLSSSMSPCFVNLSSSSPSRSILSGFRGGRARAKRPLAIPAGMLSHIKPGSDDSESAVGPTGLENDVRERSLRSQWYPYNERLICIYCGKTFNQKGSLDRHMRLHMGITPFVCKFCGKKYTRKDQLEYHIRGHTDNKPFHCQICGKCFPFQGTLNQHLRKKHMGASEGSNHIDSPERTEGSSGQKDQEERSEGMAFEAQYAEEAPANDMEESSKCSPEEAQASRCDF
- the zbtb34 gene encoding zinc finger and BTB domain-containing protein 34 isoform X1, which translates into the protein MSARLRPHTAADKLEKHIQEMDDGSYIEFDVPEFSNTVLTQLNELRLQGKLCDIIVHIQGQPFRAHKAVLAASSPYFRDHSALSTMSGLSISVIKSPEVFEQLLAFCYTGHMSLQLKDIISFLTAASFLQMQAIIDKCTQILESIHSKISLPVSVCSPEKDDSQTSRNGVNDSNLFVNPTQISPPYYSRQSQAGHSLGRGRQQHEEGQSDRGSSDSVSEHDTPMEGETEQVELIGKDGQVTDVHVKVEKTDRPTYSDSSSAGDDGYHTELVDGEQVLAVSVGSYCPVIQPATYSYSGLSSSMSPCFVNLSSSSPSRSILSGFRGGRARAKRPLAIPAGMLSHIKPGSDDSESAVGPTGLENDVRERSLRSQWYPYNERLICIYCGKTFNQKGSLDRHMRLHMGITPFVCKFCGKKYTRKDQLEYHIRGHTDNKPFHCQICGKCFPFQGTLNQHLRKKHMGASEGSNHIDSPERTEGSSGQKDQEERSEGMAFEAQYAEEAPANDMEESSKCSPEEAQASRCDF